From Xylanibacter oryzae DSM 17970, a single genomic window includes:
- a CDS encoding pectinesterase family protein, translated as MKHTLIAIFILLSITTTAKAVDLYPANNSTEINPDAHLVLTFNSKVNVGNKGFIKVFDKKTGELIEVIDMSIPAGPTAPQPVNPEAIYTTVPYKYLSKKINNVNTVPGTPSGINRKDTSRYQRTIIGGFSDGFHFYPIIAHGNKATIYLHNNMLEYGHCYYITIDDGVITTTDGDFHGFNDKGSWVFSTKEQAPGAPDHFLMVSATGDGDFNTIQGALDFVPDFINDSTKAWNIWIQNGDYEELVYFRNKQYISIEGESRDSVIIHYANNEVFNPHPIDIKTNELKGTFPSRRAAFAADNCTYMQFRNMTLKTDLTGQAEGFLLNGDHNIIENVHIIGSGDALQTNGSAYWHNCIIDGGGDTVLGRGPSFFDNCSLSSYGAFLWVRNTQENHGDVFLNCKFKGLGENAVIARSPMNKGKGYPYAEAVLINCTLDGVPAIGWGPVEGDTKNINFWEYASKNADGSPTDISKRNPASKQLDAVKDKNTINNYSKREFVLGW; from the coding sequence ATGAAACACACTCTAATAGCCATATTTATACTGCTAAGCATAACTACTACTGCCAAAGCTGTTGACTTATATCCTGCGAACAATTCAACAGAGATAAATCCCGATGCACATCTGGTACTAACATTTAACAGTAAAGTTAATGTCGGTAACAAAGGATTTATAAAAGTCTTCGACAAAAAAACAGGCGAATTAATTGAAGTTATAGATATGAGCATTCCAGCCGGTCCAACTGCGCCACAACCCGTTAATCCAGAGGCTATATATACCACTGTGCCATACAAGTATCTATCTAAAAAGATTAATAATGTAAACACGGTACCAGGCACACCCTCCGGCATAAACCGTAAAGATACTAGCAGATACCAACGTACCATTATAGGAGGCTTTTCTGATGGATTTCATTTTTATCCCATAATAGCACACGGTAATAAAGCCACAATCTATCTACACAATAATATGCTGGAATATGGACACTGTTATTATATTACAATAGATGACGGCGTCATAACCACTACTGACGGAGATTTTCATGGATTTAATGATAAAGGCAGTTGGGTATTCTCTACAAAAGAGCAAGCTCCTGGAGCACCAGACCATTTTCTTATGGTGAGCGCAACAGGAGACGGTGACTTTAATACCATTCAAGGAGCTTTGGATTTTGTACCAGACTTTATCAATGACAGTACTAAAGCATGGAACATCTGGATTCAGAATGGAGATTATGAAGAATTAGTATATTTTAGAAACAAACAATATATTTCTATTGAAGGAGAATCAAGAGACAGTGTAATAATACATTATGCCAATAATGAGGTTTTCAACCCTCATCCAATAGACATAAAGACAAACGAACTGAAAGGTACATTTCCATCACGCCGAGCTGCTTTCGCAGCTGACAACTGCACTTATATGCAATTTCGCAATATGACTCTTAAAACAGATCTTACAGGACAGGCAGAAGGGTTCTTATTAAACGGAGACCATAATATTATAGAAAACGTTCACATTATTGGTTCCGGAGATGCTCTACAAACAAATGGAAGTGCTTATTGGCACAACTGCATTATAGACGGTGGCGGAGACACAGTACTAGGCAGAGGACCATCGTTCTTCGACAATTGCTCTTTAAGCAGCTATGGGGCTTTCTTGTGGGTGCGCAACACACAGGAGAATCACGGAGATGTATTTTTGAATTGTAAATTCAAGGGACTTGGTGAAAATGCTGTAATTGCACGCTCTCCTATGAACAAAGGTAAGGGTTACCCTTATGCAGAAGCAGTACTTATCAACTGTACACTAGACGGTGTACCGGCTATAGGCTGGGGACCTGTAGAAGGTGACACCAAGAATATCAATTTTTGGGAATATGCAAGTAAGAATGCGGATGGCTCACCAACAGATATAAGTAAACGCAATCCTGCATCAAAACAATTAGATGCAGTAAAGGACAAAAACACGATAAACAACTATTCTAAAAGAGAGTTTGTTCTAGGTTGGTAA
- a CDS encoding sugar O-acetyltransferase: MTEFEKMRNREMYYFSDPEIYKSLDHAKKVCTRLQTMNIADNGYRDVIEDLIPDIPYTTKVCPPFHCDHGSGIILGEHVFVNYNCVFLDGGYIRIGSHTLIGPNCQLYTPQHPMDYLERREKKETAYPITIGEDCWLGGNVVVCPGVTIGNRCIIAAGSVVTKDIPDDSMAAGCPAVVKKRLNGK, from the coding sequence ATGACAGAATTTGAAAAGATGCGTAATAGGGAAATGTATTATTTCTCTGATCCTGAAATATATAAGAGCCTAGATCATGCAAAGAAAGTTTGTACAAGATTGCAAACTATGAATATCGCTGACAATGGCTATAGAGATGTAATAGAAGATTTAATACCTGATATTCCTTATACAACAAAAGTGTGCCCTCCATTCCACTGTGATCATGGTAGTGGCATAATATTAGGCGAGCATGTATTTGTAAACTATAACTGCGTTTTTTTGGATGGCGGATACATACGAATAGGATCACATACATTGATTGGTCCTAACTGTCAACTTTATACTCCTCAGCATCCAATGGATTATTTAGAACGTCGTGAAAAAAAAGAGACAGCTTATCCTATAACTATTGGTGAAGACTGCTGGTTAGGAGGAAATGTGGTAGTTTGTCCAGGCGTAACGATTGGTAATCGCTGCATTATTGCAGCAGGCAGTGTAGTAACAAAAGATATACCGGATGATTCAATGGCCGCAGGTTGTCCTGCCGTAGTTAAGAAACGACTTAATGGAAAATAA
- the truA gene encoding tRNA pseudouridine(38-40) synthase TruA, producing the protein MQRYFITFCYDGTNYHGWQIQPNGNSIQEELQRALSTILRQDITVVGAGRTDTGVHAHMMVAHFNIDKEIDCVQTAYKLNRLLPRDIAVRNVKPVAEDMHARFSATSRTYHYYVHTSKNPFLRKYSCELHYQLDFDEMNKAAEILMEYNDFGAFCKSHTDVKTTLCDVTTAKWIKVSDEDWYFEITANRFLRNMVRAVVGTLVEVGRHRASIDDFRKIIEGKKRTEAGESMPANALFLEDIKY; encoded by the coding sequence ATGCAGCGCTATTTCATAACATTCTGTTACGACGGAACCAACTACCACGGTTGGCAGATACAACCTAATGGCAATTCGATACAAGAAGAATTGCAACGGGCATTGTCTACTATTCTGCGTCAGGATATAACTGTAGTTGGTGCAGGACGTACCGATACAGGTGTACATGCACACATGATGGTAGCCCACTTTAATATTGATAAAGAGATAGACTGTGTACAGACTGCATACAAACTAAATCGGCTATTGCCTCGGGACATAGCAGTAAGAAATGTCAAACCGGTTGCAGAGGATATGCACGCACGCTTTAGTGCCACATCTCGCACTTATCACTATTATGTACATACATCTAAGAACCCTTTCTTGAGAAAGTATTCGTGCGAGTTACATTATCAACTCGACTTTGATGAAATGAACAAAGCGGCGGAAATACTAATGGAATACAATGACTTCGGGGCATTCTGCAAGAGCCATACTGATGTAAAGACAACTCTATGCGATGTTACTACAGCCAAATGGATAAAAGTATCAGATGAAGATTGGTATTTCGAGATAACCGCAAACAGATTTCTACGCAACATGGTACGCGCTGTAGTAGGTACACTTGTTGAGGTTGGCAGACACCGCGCAAGTATTGATGATTTCCGAAAAATAATAGAAGGTAAAAAGAGAACAGAAGCTGGCGAGAGTATGCCAGCCAACGCACTGTTTTTAGAAGATATAAAGTATTAA
- a CDS encoding alpha/beta fold hydrolase, with protein MKTLRKIFLLFIVQAMAIPMMAQFVLNDADTKYATNLLKKGTHAPDFKLKTSTGKTFKLSSLKGKYVVLDFWASWCPDCRKDAPNIVRMYNEFHKRGVEFVGVSFDTDAKAWADAVVKYGIPYTQVSELKKFHDTEISKSFGVQWIPSMYLIGKDGNVILGTVLSDKLERTLTEITSTNKKISGSKENVTIQGSKGKLAAIIQKPELKDGEHCPMAILMHGFGANKEGQLLQLISDSLQANGIASIRFDFNGHGASEGDFKDMTVPNEVEDAKKVYEYVSSLPYVNSVYLAGHSQGGVVASMTAGELGNKISKVVLMAPAAVLREDAIRGNTMGAMYDPLDPPESVKLFGSLRLGHDYIVTAFSLPIYETAAKYQGPACIIHGTGDRVVPYTYGERYHEIWKNSELDILDGFDHGFSQNPYRAADLASKFFIK; from the coding sequence ATGAAAACTTTACGTAAGATTTTTCTATTGTTCATTGTGCAGGCAATGGCAATACCAATGATGGCACAATTTGTGCTAAATGATGCAGACACCAAGTATGCGACAAATTTGCTGAAGAAAGGAACTCATGCTCCTGATTTCAAATTGAAGACTTCAACAGGCAAAACTTTCAAACTTAGTAGTTTAAAAGGTAAATATGTAGTTCTTGACTTTTGGGCCTCATGGTGTCCTGATTGTCGTAAAGACGCCCCTAATATTGTTAGGATGTATAATGAATTTCATAAACGAGGCGTAGAGTTTGTTGGCGTTTCTTTTGATACAGATGCCAAAGCCTGGGCTGATGCTGTTGTTAAATATGGTATACCATATACACAAGTCAGTGAACTAAAGAAATTTCATGATACAGAAATATCAAAATCTTTTGGAGTACAGTGGATTCCATCAATGTACCTTATTGGTAAAGATGGAAATGTAATTCTTGGAACAGTACTTTCTGATAAATTGGAAAGAACACTTACAGAGATTACATCTACAAATAAAAAAATATCAGGTAGCAAGGAAAATGTTACGATACAAGGTTCAAAAGGCAAGTTAGCTGCTATAATACAGAAGCCAGAACTAAAAGATGGCGAACATTGTCCAATGGCAATTCTTATGCATGGTTTTGGAGCTAATAAGGAGGGTCAACTACTACAACTTATCAGTGACAGTTTGCAAGCTAACGGAATAGCCTCTATACGTTTTGATTTCAATGGACATGGTGCTAGCGAAGGTGATTTTAAAGATATGACAGTGCCAAATGAGGTAGAAGATGCCAAGAAAGTATATGAATATGTAAGTTCTCTTCCTTATGTAAATAGTGTTTATCTTGCAGGGCACTCTCAAGGTGGAGTAGTTGCAAGTATGACAGCCGGTGAATTGGGCAATAAAATATCAAAAGTAGTCCTTATGGCCCCGGCAGCAGTACTTCGTGAAGATGCAATAAGAGGTAACACAATGGGTGCTATGTATGATCCTTTAGATCCTCCTGAATCAGTAAAACTTTTCGGAAGTTTAAGATTAGGCCACGATTATATTGTGACAGCCTTTTCACTTCCTATATATGAGACAGCTGCAAAATATCAAGGTCCTGCCTGCATTATACATGGCACAGGTGATAGAGTAGTGCCTTATACTTATGGAGAGCGTTATCATGAAATATGGAAGAACAGTGAACTTGATATTCTAGATGGTTTTGACCATGGATTCTCACAGAACCCATATCGAGCAGCAGATTTAGCATCAAAGTTTTTTATAAAATAA
- a CDS encoding VIT1/CCC1 transporter family protein: MTDKELKEFINFQQEERDAVEIYKRLGNRAKSNTNRDVLLEMSKEEYGHYDFISKYTGRQLSYNKFKVFITCFLANIFGLMFVLKLLEKEEGLTASSYANNETLAAFAKTEDKHEERLLNMIDERFLQYMGSIVLGLNDALVEFTGALAGYTLALGNCSMVALTGSITGIAAALSMGSSEYLSTKSDGGTSKHAIRSALYTLSAYLVTVFILIAPYIWISRPIMASCIMLLLAITIIAVFNFYYSVVRNEKFHKRFGEMALISLSVALLSFAIGYLLKEFTGIGG, translated from the coding sequence ATGACAGACAAAGAATTAAAAGAGTTTATTAATTTTCAGCAAGAAGAGCGCGATGCTGTTGAAATATACAAAAGACTCGGCAACAGGGCAAAGTCGAATACAAATAGAGATGTCCTTTTGGAAATGTCTAAAGAAGAATATGGACATTATGATTTTATATCCAAATACACCGGTCGGCAATTGTCATACAATAAATTTAAGGTTTTCATAACATGTTTCCTTGCAAATATTTTCGGTTTAATGTTTGTACTTAAACTATTGGAAAAGGAAGAGGGGCTTACCGCCTCATCTTATGCAAACAATGAGACATTAGCCGCATTTGCCAAGACTGAAGACAAACATGAAGAACGCTTATTAAACATGATTGACGAACGATTTCTGCAATATATGGGTTCTATTGTTCTGGGGCTCAACGACGCCCTTGTAGAATTTACAGGAGCATTAGCCGGATATACTTTGGCGTTAGGAAATTGCTCTATGGTTGCTCTCACCGGAAGCATCACAGGTATTGCAGCTGCATTAAGTATGGGGTCATCAGAATATCTCTCTACAAAGTCAGACGGAGGAACAAGTAAACATGCTATACGCTCTGCATTATATACATTAAGCGCTTATCTGGTAACTGTATTTATACTGATTGCCCCTTATATCTGGATATCACGACCAATTATGGCTTCTTGTATAATGCTATTATTGGCTATAACCATCATAGCAGTGTTCAACTTCTATTATTCGGTAGTTCGTAATGAGAAATTCCATAAACGATTTGGAGAGATGGCTCTAATAAGCCTTTCTGTTGCATTACTAAGTTTCGCAATTGGATATTTACTCAAGGAGTTTACCGGTATAGGTGGATAA
- a CDS encoding ComEC/Rec2 family competence protein has protein sequence MQPNGKIQLYPLLRIVLFFILGIISADCIGASFKPSLWLSFLIASLVLSLTSYRKGIVQTVFIMLTAFILGGYITCDKEAQLDSNIYDAYQDYEGVVVSEPVIKEKTVLCDMIITKSQHLSNPIKVKSCFLKDDYSSRLSIGDGISAYSRLEKPKNYKRSTFDYKRYLMYHEYSAQTFIYYKDWKQKSISLTNLSILERTELAAIRFRQRLLSKYKAHNFNGQVYAIIAAMTLGDKSTLSKQTKDIYSVTGASHVLALSGLHLGIIYSILTILTFKKQKKILGQIIILISIWSFTILVGMAPSVVRSATMLSICSVNEILGRSKFSLNTLALTALIMLLCNPLNLFDVGFELSFMAVLSILVFYRPIYKCVDKNFISNHYFLNLIWQISAVSIAAQICTAPLVCYYFGRISCYFILTNLIVILAANIILCFGIGLLTLSFIPVLNNLIAFVLSYTVKSLNSTLSFIANMPGSSIDGLQPSCIQIIMVYIIIISTYILIRYVIKLHRISLYLDKNS, from the coding sequence ATGCAGCCAAACGGAAAAATTCAGTTATACCCCTTATTACGCATTGTATTGTTTTTTATTCTTGGTATCATTTCAGCCGATTGTATCGGAGCATCTTTTAAGCCTTCGCTTTGGTTGTCTTTTCTTATTGCATCATTAGTTTTATCATTGACGTCTTACAGAAAAGGGATTGTGCAGACTGTCTTTATAATGTTAACCGCATTTATTTTAGGTGGATACATAACATGTGATAAAGAAGCACAACTAGACAGTAATATATATGATGCTTATCAGGATTATGAGGGTGTCGTTGTAAGCGAGCCAGTTATAAAGGAAAAAACAGTGTTGTGTGATATGATAATTACAAAAAGCCAACATTTATCAAATCCTATTAAAGTAAAATCTTGTTTTTTAAAAGATGATTATAGTAGCCGATTAAGTATTGGCGACGGCATATCTGCATATTCACGCTTGGAGAAGCCCAAGAACTACAAGAGATCCACCTTTGATTACAAACGTTATCTCATGTACCATGAATATTCTGCACAAACATTCATTTATTATAAAGACTGGAAACAAAAAAGTATAAGTCTTACGAACCTGTCAATACTCGAACGTACAGAGTTAGCTGCCATAAGATTTAGACAGCGTTTATTATCCAAATATAAAGCACACAACTTCAACGGACAAGTATATGCAATAATAGCAGCTATGACACTTGGCGACAAGTCAACTCTGTCTAAACAGACCAAAGACATATATTCTGTAACCGGCGCCTCACATGTATTAGCATTGTCGGGACTGCATCTAGGCATAATATACAGCATACTGACTATCTTAACATTCAAAAAGCAAAAGAAAATTTTAGGGCAAATCATCATCCTTATATCAATATGGTCTTTTACTATACTTGTAGGCATGGCTCCATCTGTTGTACGTTCAGCCACAATGCTCAGTATCTGTTCAGTAAATGAAATATTGGGACGTAGCAAGTTTTCGCTTAACACCCTCGCATTAACAGCCTTAATAATGTTACTATGCAACCCATTAAACCTTTTCGATGTAGGATTCGAATTGTCTTTTATGGCTGTCTTGTCCATTCTTGTTTTTTACAGACCCATTTATAAGTGTGTAGACAAAAACTTTATTTCAAATCATTACTTTCTTAATTTAATATGGCAGATATCTGCAGTATCTATAGCAGCTCAAATATGTACAGCTCCTCTGGTCTGCTATTACTTCGGACGTATATCATGCTATTTCATACTTACCAACCTTATTGTAATCCTCGCAGCAAACATAATCTTATGCTTCGGAATCGGATTGCTGACATTATCATTTATCCCTGTTTTAAACAATTTGATAGCTTTTGTTTTGAGTTACACAGTTAAAAGTTTAAATTCCACACTATCATTTATTGCCAACATGCCAGGTTCATCAATAGATGGTCTGCAACCTTCATGCATCCAGATTATTATGGTATATATTATTATAATCTCAACATATATACTAATAAGGTATGTAATAAAACTTCATCGTATAAGTCTTTATCTCGATAAAAATTCGTAA
- a CDS encoding Bax inhibitor-1/YccA family protein, with protein MEQEEFMNLIREKDGSMSIAFPKLMRKVYVWMTLALVITGFTAYGIATSPNLITAIVTNRLLFWGLIIAEFGLVIGLTSAINRLSLSSATLMFILFSVVNGATLSFIFMAYTMSSIANVFFITAGTFGVMAFIGYTTKTDLTSLGKILMMGLIGLIIATVVNVFFIKSSGFDLIVSYIGVAIFVGLTAYDSQKIKKMLMQCDDMSEGPQKIALLGALSLYLDFINLFLYLLRIFGKRN; from the coding sequence ATGGAACAAGAAGAATTTATGAATCTGATAAGAGAAAAAGATGGATCTATGTCTATTGCTTTTCCTAAACTTATGAGAAAAGTATATGTATGGATGACACTGGCTCTCGTTATAACCGGTTTTACAGCCTATGGTATAGCAACAAGTCCTAACCTCATAACTGCAATAGTAACTAACAGATTACTGTTTTGGGGACTAATAATTGCAGAGTTTGGCTTGGTAATAGGTCTGACATCAGCTATAAACAGACTTTCTCTGTCATCAGCAACCCTCATGTTTATACTTTTCTCTGTAGTCAACGGAGCAACATTATCATTTATATTCATGGCATATACCATGTCATCTATTGCCAATGTATTTTTTATAACAGCAGGAACATTCGGAGTTATGGCATTTATAGGATATACTACTAAGACAGATCTTACGTCACTTGGTAAAATATTAATGATGGGATTGATTGGATTAATTATTGCTACTGTAGTAAACGTATTCTTTATCAAAAGTTCCGGCTTTGATCTAATTGTAAGTTATATAGGCGTAGCAATATTTGTTGGTCTTACAGCTTATGACTCTCAGAAGATTAAAAAGATGCTGATGCAGTGTGATGATATGAGTGAAGGACCACAAAAGATAGCTCTGCTTGGAGCTTTGAGTCTTTACCTTGACTTTATAAATCTATTCTTATACCTTTTACGTATATTCGGAAAGAGAAACTAA
- a CDS encoding GH25 family lysozyme, whose protein sequence is MDKKFKYFIFSTIILLLISCGTESIRFNGGNYEGETEDGVPSGYGSWTNDDGSESYIGFWLYGKKQGNGTLTNGKYIYVGQLKNNKFNGYGELSYQDSILYAGEWINGKRAGKGIIKDSIGRKIIGNWNADTLVSGKRIDSLGIYNGQFDKYGLANGHGSYLDKDGSYYEGHWTNDKRNIFGFSVTADKGLRAGEWRNDSYLGERIVYTSDRIYGIDISKYQHETKSIISKRIKIRRHRRRVWKTVKRVVVHRYGINWDRLRVSHLGTMTKKNVSGKADFPISFVYVKCTEGVSIYNTYYAGDCSQIRKHDIHAGSYHFFSPLSDAAIQAHFFLRYASFHKGDFPPVLDVEPTHKQIEKMGGCHVLFNRIRTWMRIVENRTGVRPILYVSQSFVNRYLSAAPDIKNNYMIWIARYGEYKPDVKLIYWQLCPDGNVSGIRGKVDINVFNGYRTQFDEFIDNNCFK, encoded by the coding sequence ATGGACAAGAAATTCAAATATTTTATATTTTCAACAATAATACTGTTATTAATTTCTTGCGGAACGGAATCAATAAGATTTAATGGTGGCAATTATGAAGGTGAAACAGAAGACGGCGTCCCTTCAGGATATGGAAGTTGGACAAATGACGACGGCAGTGAAAGTTACATTGGCTTTTGGTTATACGGTAAGAAACAAGGTAACGGAACTCTTACTAACGGCAAATACATTTACGTAGGACAACTTAAAAACAATAAATTTAATGGTTATGGAGAACTATCTTACCAAGACAGTATTCTGTATGCCGGAGAATGGATTAACGGTAAACGTGCCGGCAAAGGTATTATCAAGGACTCGATCGGAAGAAAAATTATCGGTAACTGGAATGCAGATACTCTTGTAAGTGGTAAAAGAATAGACTCGCTTGGAATATACAATGGACAATTTGACAAGTATGGTTTGGCAAATGGTCATGGAAGTTATCTGGATAAAGACGGAAGTTACTACGAAGGTCACTGGACAAATGACAAACGCAACATCTTCGGTTTTTCTGTTACTGCAGACAAAGGTTTGCGCGCTGGCGAGTGGAGAAATGACAGTTACTTAGGCGAAAGAATAGTATATACGTCGGATAGAATATATGGTATTGACATATCAAAATATCAGCACGAGACTAAATCGATAATATCAAAAAGGATAAAAATACGCCGGCACAGACGTAGAGTTTGGAAGACTGTAAAAAGAGTGGTAGTGCATCGCTATGGTATTAATTGGGATCGTTTAAGAGTAAGCCATCTAGGTACAATGACTAAAAAGAATGTAAGCGGTAAGGCAGACTTCCCTATATCATTTGTATATGTTAAGTGTACTGAAGGTGTATCAATATATAACACATACTATGCCGGCGACTGTTCGCAGATTCGCAAGCATGACATACATGCCGGTTCTTATCATTTCTTTTCTCCATTATCTGATGCGGCCATACAAGCCCACTTTTTCTTAAGGTACGCATCTTTCCATAAAGGAGATTTTCCACCAGTACTGGATGTAGAACCTACACATAAACAAATAGAAAAGATGGGAGGATGTCATGTATTATTCAACAGGATAAGAACATGGATGCGTATAGTAGAGAATCGTACAGGGGTAAGGCCAATTCTATATGTAAGTCAGAGTTTTGTAAACAGATATTTGTCTGCTGCTCCTGACATAAAGAACAACTACATGATATGGATAGCAAGATACGGCGAATATAAGCCGGATGTAAAACTTATATATTGGCAACTTTGTCCAGACGGAAATGTCAGTGGTATACGTGGAAAAGTGGACATCAATGTCTTTAATGGCTATCGCACACAGTTTGACGAATTCATTGATAATAATTGCTTTAAGTAG
- a CDS encoding DMT family transporter, with protein MWLILAFLSAAMLGFYDSFKKEALRDNAVIPVLFLNTLFSSLIFLPFIILSANTHLLDGSIFHVASGGLEVHKYILLKSCIVLSSWIFGYFGMKHLPLTIVGPINATRPIMVLVGALLVFGEHLNIYQWIGVALAVASFFMLSRSGKKEGIDFKHNKWILFIVLAAVLGAVSGLYDKYLMAPVQDGGVGLDRMIVQSWYNIYQCFMMLAMLIILWWPKHKETTPFHWDWCIIFISIFLSTADFVYFYALSIPGAMISIVSMIRRSSVIVSFMFGAAVFHEKNLKSKVVDLALVMLGMMFLYFGSK; from the coding sequence ATGTGGTTAATATTAGCTTTCCTCTCAGCTGCTATGCTGGGATTTTATGATTCATTCAAAAAAGAGGCACTTAGAGACAATGCCGTTATTCCTGTATTGTTCCTCAATACTCTGTTTTCATCTTTAATATTTCTACCGTTCATTATTCTGAGTGCTAACACTCATTTACTTGATGGCTCCATATTTCACGTGGCATCAGGTGGACTTGAAGTCCATAAGTATATACTATTAAAAAGTTGTATAGTACTTTCTAGTTGGATTTTTGGGTATTTCGGTATGAAACACTTGCCTCTTACTATCGTCGGACCAATCAATGCAACCCGCCCTATTATGGTACTTGTTGGTGCACTACTTGTATTCGGCGAGCACCTCAACATTTATCAGTGGATTGGTGTTGCCCTTGCAGTGGCATCCTTCTTTATGCTCAGCAGAAGTGGCAAAAAAGAAGGTATCGACTTCAAACATAACAAATGGATTTTATTTATTGTTTTGGCAGCTGTTCTTGGAGCTGTAAGCGGACTATATGACAAATATCTTATGGCACCTGTTCAAGATGGAGGCGTAGGACTTGATCGTATGATTGTTCAAAGTTGGTATAATATATATCAGTGCTTCATGATGCTTGCTATGTTAATTATTTTATGGTGGCCAAAACATAAAGAAACGACTCCTTTTCATTGGGATTGGTGCATAATATTCATAAGCATATTCCTCAGCACTGCCGATTTTGTATACTTTTACGCACTTAGTATTCCAGGAGCTATGATATCAATCGTATCAATGATACGCCGCAGTAGCGTTATAGTATCCTTCATGTTCGGAGCTGCAGTCTTCCACGAGAAAAATCTGAAGAGCAAAGTGGTAGATCTGGCACTTGTTATGTTAGGTATGATGTTCCTGTATTTCGGTTCAAAATAA
- a CDS encoding 3'-5' exonuclease, producing the protein MKDFAAIDFETANQEHSSVCSVGVVIVKDREVVNEIYRLIRPEPEYYSYWNTKVHGLTLEDTMQADIFPDVWKDIMSEIEGLPLIAHNAPFDEGCLKAVFKTYQMDYPNYEFHCTCRAARRVFGKELPNHQLQTVAMRCGYDLRQHHNALADAEACAAIALRILD; encoded by the coding sequence ATGAAAGACTTCGCAGCAATAGATTTTGAGACAGCCAATCAAGAGCATTCAAGTGTTTGTAGCGTTGGAGTGGTAATCGTAAAAGATAGGGAGGTCGTCAACGAAATATACCGTCTTATACGTCCTGAACCGGAATATTATTCGTATTGGAATACAAAAGTTCATGGACTAACTCTTGAAGATACCATGCAAGCAGACATTTTTCCTGACGTATGGAAAGATATTATGTCTGAAATAGAGGGTTTACCACTAATAGCTCACAATGCACCTTTCGACGAAGGATGTCTTAAAGCAGTATTCAAGACATATCAAATGGACTATCCCAACTACGAATTTCATTGCACCTGTCGTGCTGCGCGGAGAGTTTTTGGTAAAGAATTGCCCAATCATCAGTTGCAGACAGTTGCTATGAGATGCGGATATGACCTAAGGCAGCATCATAACGCATTGGCAGATGCTGAAGCTTGTGCCGCAATAGCATTAAGGATATTAGATTAA